CCGGAGTGGACCCAGGTGGTGTGGCGGCACAACCACCTGGACCACCCGCTGTGGGACCACTCCACGTACACCGCCGAGATCGGGGTGGCGCGCTGGCTGTCCGAGCGTTACCTGGAGCTGGCCCACCACGGCCGGACCGACATCGCCCGGGTGATCGGCATGCTGGCCGACGACCGCAACGGCCCCACGGTGGTGCACTGCGTGGCCGGCAAGGACCGCACCGGCCTGATCGCGGCGCTGGCCCTGGACCTGCTCGGCGTGCCGGAGGACCAGATCGCCGCGGACTACGCGCTGACCGAGCGCAGCGCCCCGGCCTTCAGCAACTGGGTGCGCACGGCGTTCCCGAACGAGGACCACACCAACCCGCCGCCGTTCTACACGCACACCCCCGCCGAGGCCATGATGATCACGCTGCACGGCCTGCGGCACCGGCACGGCTCCGTGGCGGAGTATCTGGTCGCCGCAGGTCTGCACCGGGAACGGCTGGACCGGCTGCGCACCCGGCTGCTCGAAGCGTGAGCCGGCCGAGGTCTGCACGGAGCGGCAGCGCGGACGGGGCAGGGATGGGCGGAGCCGACGGGCGACACGGACCACGGACCGGCGAGGAGGGCACGTGACGCCAGGGGACGCGGCGCGGCTGGTGGACTTCACCAGCCCGCTGTTCAACTTCCGCGACGTCGGCGGGCTGGCCGCCGCGGACGGGGCCACGGTGCGGCACGGCGTGCTGTTCCGCTCGGACACGCTGACCGCGCTGCGCGAGGAGGACCGGGAGCGTTTCGCCGCGCTCGGCGTGCACACCGTCATCGACCTGCGGCACGCGCGGGAGCTGGCGAGCTTCGGCCGCGCTCCCGAGTGGTGCTGCACGGCCTGGCACAGCGTGCCGCTGACGAACCCCGCCTGGCGCGGCGAGGACTACTCGCCGGAGGCGGGGGTGGCCGCCTTCCTGACCGCGCGCTACCTGGAGACCGCCGAGCTGGCCGCGGCCGACATCGTCCGCGCGCTGGAGCTGATCGCGACCGGCTCCGGCCCGACCGTGGTGCACTGCCTCGGCGGGCGCGACCGCACCGGGATAGTGGTCGCGCTGGTGCTGGAGCTGGCGGGCGTGTCCGATGAGGACATCGCCGCCGACTACGCGCTGACCGAGCACGGCACCGCCCGATACCTGGCCTGGCAGCGGGTCAACCGCCCGGACCGCCCGCCGCTGGAGCCGTACCTGGCGAGCACGCCGGCCGCGGCGATGCGGGCGTTCCTGGACGCGCTGCGGGAGCGGCACGGCTCGGTCGAGGGCTATCTGACCGGTGCCGGAATGGCCGCGGAAAGCGTTGCCGCGCTGCGTGTTCGGCTGCGTGAGGAGCGTCCGTTGAGGTGACCCCGGCGTGATTTCCGGGTGGCATGATGTGACGGGATTTCAGCGGGGAGGAGCCGTCACCATGCACATCGGAACGCGCGTGCTGCTGGGCGTGGTCACCGTGGTCGCCGCCGCGGCCGTGCTCACGGGCTGCGCGCAGGAGCCGGACAGCGCGGCCGTCCCGGGGACCGTCCCGGGCAGCAGCACCGGGCAGTTCGCGCAGATCGACGCGGCCACCCGCGAGCTGGTGACGCAGCGCGTCGACTGGCAGGCGCCGGCCTCGTTGGACGTGGAGCAGACCGCGCGCGTCGGCCTGTCCGTCGGTTCCGGCGCGGAACTGAAGAGCAAGGTCGAGGCGCTGGTGCCGAACGCGGTGACCACCCCGGCCGGCGAGATGAAGGTCGGCCCCACGGTGCGGGCCAGCCTGCGCGGCAACCCCGAGGACGTGGAGATCACCCCGGCCGAGGCGGTGAACGCGTCCACCGGCAGCGACGTGCAGATGCTGTGGACCTGGCTGATCAAGCCGAAGCACCCGACGGATGCCCTGGACCTCACCGCGCACCTGGAGGTGCCGCTGAGCAACGGGCACGTCATCACGCACGAGGTGCCGCTGCGCATCGAGGTGCACCGCACCATGCCGTACACCGTGTGGCAGGTGCTGACCAACTGGGGCACCTGGTCCGCCGTGGTCACCAGCCTCATCGGCGTGGTGGGCTGGCTGATCCGCCGCCGGCGCAAGCAGGGCGCCGCGGGCGAGGAGAAGCCCGAGGCGTCGGTGGCCGCTCCCGCGGAGGCCGCCGCCTGAGTCGCTGAAGAAATCTTCCACCCGAGTGGGTATGGCGAAAGTTAGCTTCAGCCGCGATAGTGGCGGGTGAATGTCCAATCCCATCCCCGCGGAGACTCCATGGCCAGATCACGTTTGCGGGCGGCCGCCGTCGCCGGCCTCACCGCGCTCAGCCTCGCCGCGCTGACCGCCGCCGCCGGGGCACCCGCCGCGGCCGCCCCGATCACGCACGACGAGCAGATCACCTTCCAGGAGTGGTCCAGCTACCCCGCCTGGCGCCAGGGCACCCACCAGGGCACCTTCGCCATCCCCGGGGTGCGCACCGGGATCACCATGCTCCGCCCGGCCGGCACCGCCGACTACACCGACCCGTACACCGGCACCACGAAGACCTGGGCGTACTCCACCTGGACGTCGCCGGTGACCGAGGTCGGGTTCGACGCCACGGAGCTGGTCGCCTCGTGGAACGCCGAGACCCCCGCGGGCACCTGGATCCAGGTCGAGCTGCAGGGCACCTACAACACCGGCGGCCAGACGCCGTGGTACGTCATGGGCCGCTGGGCGTCCGGTGACGGCGACATCAAGCGCACCACGGTGAACCGCCAGGGCGACCCGTGGTCGACGATCTGGACCGACACGTTCTCCATCGACGACGCCGCCAACGGGGTGCTGCTGCACGCGTACCAGCTGCGGCTGACCCTCTACCGGGCGCCGGATCAGTGGCAGGCGCCGCGGGTCTGGATGCTCGGCGCGATGAGCTCGTTCGTGCCGGACCGGTTCGAGGTCACGCCGAGCGCGGGCGGCATCGCCTGGGGCACCGAGCTGAACGTGGCCCGGCGCTCCCAGAACATCCACATCGGGGAGTACCCGGAGTACGACGGCGGCGGCCAGGCCTGGTGCTCGCCGACGTCAACCACGATGGTGCTGGAGTACTACAACCGGGGCCCGTCGGCGCAGGACCTGGCCTGGGTGGACCCGGCCTTCGAGGACCCGCAGGTCGACCACGCGGCCCGGATGGTCTACGACTATGCGTACGAGGGCGCCGGCAACTGGCCCTTCAACACCGCGTACGCCGCGTCCTACCCCGGCATCGACGCGAAGGTGACCCGGCTGCACTCGCTGGACGAGATCGAGCGGTTCATCAAGGCCGGCATGCCGGTGATCACCAGCCAGTCGTTCCTGTCCGCGGAGCTGGACGGGGCGAACTACGGCACGTCGGGGCACATCTTCGTCATCGTCGGCTTCACCGCCGAGGGCGATGTGATCGTCAACGACCCGGCGTCGTCGAGCAACGACGCGGTGCGCAACGTGTACAAGCGTGCGCAGTTCGAGAAGATCTGGCAGCGCACCAAGCGCTACCGCGCCAACGGCACCGTGGCCTCGGGCCCCGGCGGCATCGTGTACCTGATCAAGCCGTGGTGGAAGCCGTGGCCGTACGTCCCGGGCTCCACCAACTGGTGAGCCGGTCCGGAGGGTGTGCCCCCGCCGTGGGGTGCACCCTCCACCTGTCTCTACCGGCGCGTCTGCAGGATCGCGTCGGACAGCGCGATCACCCCGAACGTGCCGCCCTGCGGGTCGGCCAGCAGCGCGTAGTCGCCCACCGCCAGCTCCAGCGGGCCGGCCAGCACCGTGCCGCCCAGCTCCGTGCAGCGCGCCACGGTCGCCGCGCAGTCCGCCACCTCGAACGTGATGCGCCAGTGCGCCGGCGTGCCCGCCGGGTAGC
The Catellatospora sp. IY07-71 DNA segment above includes these coding regions:
- a CDS encoding tyrosine-protein phosphatase, coding for MTITPAAERSIAFAALFNFRDLGGLTTKDGRKVRRRTVYRSDTLSRLGAEDRVAFTALGIRTVIDLRRPAEVASMGRVPEWTQVVWRHNHLDHPLWDHSTYTAEIGVARWLSERYLELAHHGRTDIARVIGMLADDRNGPTVVHCVAGKDRTGLIAALALDLLGVPEDQIAADYALTERSAPAFSNWVRTAFPNEDHTNPPPFYTHTPAEAMMITLHGLRHRHGSVAEYLVAAGLHRERLDRLRTRLLEA
- a CDS encoding tyrosine-protein phosphatase, with product MTPGDAARLVDFTSPLFNFRDVGGLAAADGATVRHGVLFRSDTLTALREEDRERFAALGVHTVIDLRHARELASFGRAPEWCCTAWHSVPLTNPAWRGEDYSPEAGVAAFLTARYLETAELAAADIVRALELIATGSGPTVVHCLGGRDRTGIVVALVLELAGVSDEDIAADYALTEHGTARYLAWQRVNRPDRPPLEPYLASTPAAAMRAFLDALRERHGSVEGYLTGAGMAAESVAALRVRLREERPLR
- a CDS encoding C39 family peptidase, which gives rise to MARSRLRAAAVAGLTALSLAALTAAAGAPAAAAPITHDEQITFQEWSSYPAWRQGTHQGTFAIPGVRTGITMLRPAGTADYTDPYTGTTKTWAYSTWTSPVTEVGFDATELVASWNAETPAGTWIQVELQGTYNTGGQTPWYVMGRWASGDGDIKRTTVNRQGDPWSTIWTDTFSIDDAANGVLLHAYQLRLTLYRAPDQWQAPRVWMLGAMSSFVPDRFEVTPSAGGIAWGTELNVARRSQNIHIGEYPEYDGGGQAWCSPTSTTMVLEYYNRGPSAQDLAWVDPAFEDPQVDHAARMVYDYAYEGAGNWPFNTAYAASYPGIDAKVTRLHSLDEIERFIKAGMPVITSQSFLSAELDGANYGTSGHIFVIVGFTAEGDVIVNDPASSSNDAVRNVYKRAQFEKIWQRTKRYRANGTVASGPGGIVYLIKPWWKPWPYVPGSTNW